The Chanodichthys erythropterus isolate Z2021 chromosome 14, ASM2448905v1, whole genome shotgun sequence genome window below encodes:
- the LOC137036357 gene encoding signal transducer and activator of transcription 1-alpha/beta-like, whose amino-acid sequence MTMKQKELDHKVNKLKKSVQEIEKDIQVLEDLQNKYDFKRKTLDGQVEAETKGQTTKENQPEEMAIRQMFTSLNIKREVVIKEIANVLTLAEQIKLTLISDELPEWKKRQQMACIGGPHNTCLDRLQSWFTVVAECLQQIRQQLKKFRNWCRSSPTTTTPHSSEMGAAFKSHKLAVFLGHETSAEL is encoded by the exons ATGACGATGAAACAAAAAGAGTTGGACCATAAAGTCAACAAGCTGAAGAAGAGTGTGCAA GAAATAGAAAAGGACATTCAGGTTTTGGAAGATCTGCAAAACAAATATGACTTCAAGAGAAAGACTTTGGATGGTCAAG TGGAGGCTGAAACAAAGGGTCAGACAACGAAAGAGAACCAACCTGAGGAGATGGCCATTAGACAAATGTTTACTAGCCTGAACATAAAAAGAGAGGTAG TGATAAAGGAAATTGCTAATGTACTGACTCTAGCAGAGCAGATCAAGCTCACACTCATATCAGATGAGTTACCCGAGTGGAAGAAACGGCAGCAGATGGCTTGCATCGGTGGTCCGCACAACACTTGTCTGGACCGGCTGCAGAGCTG GTTCACAGTGGTGGCAGAGTGTCTGCAGCAGATCCGTCAGCAGCTGAAAAAGTTCAGGAATTGGTGCAGAAGTTCACCTACAACAACGACCCCTCACTCCAGTGAAATGGGAGCAGCTTTCAAAAGTCATAAGCTGGCAGTTTTCCTCGGTCACGAAACGAGCGCTGAACTCTGA